From Epinephelus lanceolatus isolate andai-2023 chromosome 5, ASM4190304v1, whole genome shotgun sequence, the proteins below share one genomic window:
- the LOC117262536 gene encoding C-C motif chemokine 4-like, with amino-acid sequence MKTLCITLGLLLLIACCCDAMPTAVEISMAPGNCCFGFYNRGIHVKRVSNITKTHSSCLKQAFIVQTIRGKHICYSGSFQWALDLYNQLHNTEGSGQQL; translated from the exons ATGAAGACTCTGTGCATCACTCtggggctgctgctgctcatcgCCTGCTGCTGCGACGCCATGC CTACAGCTGTTGAGATCAGCATGGCACCTGGAAACTGCTGCTTCGGCTTTTACAACCGCGGTATACATGTGAAGAGGGTATCCAACATTACCAAGACCCACAGCTCCTGTCTGAAGCAGGCATTCAT AGTCCAGACTATCAGAGGAAAACACATCTGCTACAGTGGATCTTTCCAGTGGGCTCTGGATCTCTACAATCAACTGCACAACACTGAGGGCAGCGGTCAGCAGCTATGA